The following coding sequences lie in one Klebsiella huaxiensis genomic window:
- a CDS encoding sugar-binding transcriptional regulator, producing the protein MENSDDIRLIVKIAQLYYEQDMTQAQIARELGIYRTTISRLLKRGREQGIVTIAINYDYNENLWLEQQLKQKFGLKEAVVATCDSLLEEDQLNLIGQHGAQLVDRLLEPGDIVGFSWGRAVRALVENLPQASQSRQVICVPIIGGPSGKLESRYHVNTLTYGAAAKLKAESHLADFPALLDNTLIRNGIMQSQHFKTIASYWDNLDVALVGIGSPAIRDGANWHAFYGSEESDDLNARQVAGDICSRFYDIDGGMVETAMSEKTLSIEMAKLKQARYSVGIAMGEEKYSGILGALNGNYINCLVTNKETAESLLK; encoded by the coding sequence ATGGAAAATAGCGACGATATCCGCCTGATCGTGAAAATCGCCCAGCTCTATTACGAGCAGGATATGACCCAGGCGCAGATTGCCCGCGAACTGGGGATTTATCGCACCACCATCAGCCGTCTACTGAAACGCGGTCGCGAGCAGGGCATCGTCACTATCGCCATCAACTACGACTACAACGAAAACCTGTGGCTTGAGCAACAGCTCAAACAAAAGTTTGGCCTCAAAGAGGCGGTGGTCGCCACCTGCGACTCCCTGCTGGAAGAGGATCAGCTTAATCTTATCGGTCAGCACGGCGCACAGTTGGTCGACAGGTTGCTGGAACCGGGCGATATCGTCGGTTTCTCCTGGGGTCGCGCAGTGCGTGCACTGGTAGAGAATCTGCCTCAGGCCAGCCAGTCACGCCAGGTTATTTGCGTACCGATCATCGGCGGCCCCTCCGGCAAACTGGAAAGCCGCTACCACGTCAATACGCTGACCTACGGCGCGGCGGCGAAGCTGAAGGCCGAATCGCATCTCGCCGACTTTCCAGCGCTGCTGGATAACACATTAATTCGCAACGGTATTATGCAGTCCCAGCACTTTAAAACGATTGCCTCCTACTGGGATAACCTTGACGTCGCACTGGTAGGGATTGGTTCTCCGGCGATCCGCGATGGCGCCAACTGGCATGCATTTTACGGCAGCGAAGAGAGTGACGACCTCAATGCCCGCCAGGTCGCTGGTGATATCTGTTCACGCTTTTACGACATTGATGGCGGAATGGTAGAAACCGCTATGAGCGAAAAAACGCTCTCCATTGAGATGGCAAAACTTAAGCAAGCGCGCTATTCCGTGGGGATCGCGATGGGCGAGGAAAAATACTCCGGTATTCTTGGCGCATTAAATGGGAATTATATTAACTGTCTGGTGACCAACAAAGAAACCGCCGAGTCGTTACTGAAGTAA
- a CDS encoding SDR family oxidoreductase, protein METWLNLKGKIIIVTGGASGIGLAIVDELLAQGANVQMSDIHGGDKHQDSENYTFWPTDISSASEVNKTIDSIIQRFGRIDGLVNNAGVNFPRLLVDEKAPAGRYELNEAAFEKMVNINQKGVFLMSQAVARQMVKQRDGVIVNVSSESGLEGSEGQSCYAATKAALNSFTRSWSKELGKHGIRVVGVAPGILEKTGLRTPEYEEALAWTRSITVEQLREGYTKNSIPIGRSGRLSEVADFVCYLLSERASYITGVTTNIAGGKTRG, encoded by the coding sequence ATGGAAACGTGGTTAAATTTAAAAGGCAAAATTATTATTGTTACCGGCGGCGCATCAGGAATTGGTCTGGCCATTGTCGATGAGTTATTAGCTCAGGGCGCAAATGTACAGATGAGCGATATTCACGGCGGTGATAAACATCAGGACAGTGAAAATTATACTTTCTGGCCGACCGATATTTCCAGTGCCAGCGAAGTGAATAAAACTATCGACAGTATTATTCAACGTTTTGGCCGTATTGATGGTTTGGTAAATAATGCGGGCGTTAACTTCCCTCGTTTACTCGTCGATGAGAAAGCGCCAGCCGGTCGTTATGAATTAAATGAAGCGGCATTCGAAAAAATGGTCAATATCAACCAGAAAGGCGTGTTCCTGATGTCGCAAGCGGTGGCTCGCCAGATGGTTAAACAGCGCGACGGCGTGATCGTTAACGTCTCGTCGGAAAGCGGGCTGGAAGGATCCGAAGGCCAGAGCTGCTATGCCGCAACCAAAGCCGCGCTGAATAGCTTTACCCGCTCCTGGTCGAAAGAACTGGGCAAACACGGCATCCGCGTCGTAGGCGTTGCACCCGGCATTCTGGAAAAAACAGGACTGCGTACACCGGAATACGAAGAAGCGCTGGCCTGGACCCGCAGCATCACTGTCGAACAGCTACGCGAAGGCTACACCAAGAACTCCATTCCGATTGGTCGCTCAGGTCGCCTCTCTGAAGTCGCTGATTTTGTTTGCTATCTGCTCTCAGAGCGCGCCAGCTATATCACCGGAGTAACCACTAACATCGCGGGCGGAAAAACGCGCGGCTAA
- a CDS encoding mannose/fructose/sorbose PTS transporter subunit IIA: MVNVIFCAHGQLACAMLDSVRMVYGDVNVNAVEFVPGENAGDIATKIEKLVSTHSDEQWLIAVDLQCGSPWNAAAGLAMSNPQLRVISGLSLPLALELVDNQQTMNADELCQHLETIASQCCVTWRQPETVEEDF, from the coding sequence ATGGTTAATGTCATCTTCTGTGCCCACGGCCAGCTGGCCTGCGCCATGCTCGACTCGGTACGCATGGTCTACGGCGATGTCAACGTCAACGCTGTGGAATTTGTCCCCGGCGAGAACGCGGGTGATATCGCCACAAAGATTGAAAAGTTAGTAAGCACTCACAGTGATGAGCAATGGCTTATTGCCGTCGATTTACAGTGCGGCAGCCCATGGAACGCCGCCGCCGGGCTGGCGATGAGCAACCCGCAGCTTCGGGTCATCAGCGGCTTGTCGCTGCCGTTGGCTCTGGAACTGGTAGATAACCAGCAAACGATGAACGCTGACGAACTGTGCCAGCACCTGGAGACCATCGCCAGCCAGTGCTGCGTCACCTGGCGGCAGCCGGAAACCGTTGAGGAGGATTTCTGA
- a CDS encoding mannose/fructose/sorbose PTS transporter subunit IIB: MNITLARIDDRLIHGQVTTVWSKVANAQRIIICNDDVYNDEVRRTLLRQAAPPGMKVNVVNLEKAVAVYHNPQYKDETVFYLFTNPQDVLTMVQQGVKIATLNIGGMAWRPGKKQLTKAVSLDEADINAFQQLDKLGVKLDLRVVASDPSVNILDKIAEQSVTE; the protein is encoded by the coding sequence ATGAACATTACGCTCGCCCGTATCGATGACCGTTTAATTCATGGTCAGGTCACCACCGTGTGGTCAAAAGTGGCCAACGCCCAGCGAATTATTATCTGTAATGACGATGTTTATAACGACGAAGTTCGCCGTACGTTACTTCGCCAGGCCGCACCTCCGGGCATGAAGGTTAACGTAGTGAATCTCGAAAAAGCCGTCGCGGTCTATCACAATCCGCAATATAAAGACGAAACGGTTTTTTATTTATTCACTAACCCGCAGGACGTATTAACCATGGTGCAGCAGGGCGTGAAAATAGCGACTCTGAATATTGGCGGCATGGCCTGGCGACCGGGTAAAAAACAATTAACCAAAGCGGTGTCATTAGACGAAGCAGATATTAATGCCTTTCAGCAACTGGATAAGCTGGGCGTTAAACTCGATTTACGCGTCGTGGCCTCCGACCCATCGGTTAATATTCTCGACAAAATAGCTGAGCAGTCCGTTACAGAATAA
- a CDS encoding PTS mannose/fructose/sorbose transporter subunit IIC — translation MEISTLQIIAIFIFSCIAGMGSVLDEFQTHRPLIACTVIGLILGDLKTGIMLGGTLELIALGWMNVGAAQSPDSALASIISAILVIVGHQSIATGIAIALPVAAAGQVLTVFARTITVVFQHAADKAAEEARFGTIDLLHVSALGVQALRVAIPALVVSLFVSADMVSNMLNAIPEFVTRGLQIAGGFIVVVGYAMVLRMMGVKYLMPFFFLGFLAGGYLDFSLLAFGGVGVIIALIYIQLNPQWRKPEPQAAATSSTALDQLDD, via the coding sequence ATGGAAATTAGTACCCTACAAATAATAGCCATATTTATTTTTTCCTGTATTGCCGGGATGGGCAGCGTACTGGATGAATTCCAGACCCACCGCCCATTAATCGCTTGTACCGTCATTGGCTTAATTCTCGGGGATTTAAAAACCGGGATTATGCTCGGCGGCACCCTGGAGCTCATTGCGCTGGGCTGGATGAACGTCGGTGCAGCGCAGTCTCCGGACTCGGCGCTGGCCAGTATTATCTCGGCCATCCTGGTGATTGTCGGCCATCAAAGCATCGCCACCGGGATAGCTATCGCGTTACCGGTAGCCGCAGCGGGCCAGGTGCTCACCGTGTTCGCCCGTACCATTACCGTGGTGTTCCAGCATGCGGCGGATAAAGCAGCAGAAGAGGCGCGCTTTGGGACCATCGATCTGCTGCACGTCTCGGCGCTGGGCGTCCAGGCGCTGCGCGTCGCTATCCCCGCGCTGGTGGTCTCGCTGTTCGTCAGTGCCGATATGGTCAGCAATATGCTTAACGCCATCCCGGAATTCGTCACTCGCGGTCTGCAAATCGCTGGCGGTTTTATCGTCGTGGTCGGCTACGCCATGGTGCTGCGCATGATGGGCGTGAAGTATCTGATGCCCTTCTTCTTCCTTGGTTTCCTCGCGGGCGGTTACCTCGACTTCAGCCTGCTGGCCTTCGGCGGCGTGGGGGTCATCATCGCGCTGATTTATATCCAGTTGAACCCGCAGTGGCGCAAGCCTGAACCACAGGCCGCGGCCACCTCTTCCACCGCCCTTGACCAGCTTGACGACTGA
- a CDS encoding PTS system mannose/fructose/sorbose family transporter subunit IID, protein MEQRKITQGDLVSMFLRSNLQQASFNFERIHGLGFCYDMIPAIKRLYPLKEDQVAALKRHLVFFNTTPAVCGPVIGVTVAMEEARANGAAIDDGAINGIKVGLMGPLAGVGDPLVWGTLRPITAALGASLALSGNILGPLLFFFIFNAVRLAMKWYGLQLGFRKGVNIVSDMGGNLLQKLTEGASILGLFVMGVLVTKWTTINVPLVVSQTPGADGSTVTMTVQNILDQLCPGLLALGLTLLMVRLLNKKVNPVWLIFALFGLGIIGNALGFLS, encoded by the coding sequence ATGGAACAGAGAAAAATTACCCAAGGCGACCTGGTGAGCATGTTTCTGCGATCCAACCTGCAGCAGGCGTCATTCAACTTCGAACGTATTCACGGGCTTGGCTTTTGCTACGACATGATCCCGGCCATTAAGCGTCTCTATCCGCTGAAAGAGGATCAGGTTGCCGCGCTGAAACGCCACCTGGTGTTCTTTAACACTACCCCGGCGGTCTGCGGCCCGGTCATTGGCGTAACGGTGGCGATGGAGGAAGCGCGGGCTAACGGCGCTGCTATCGACGACGGCGCAATCAACGGTATCAAAGTCGGCCTGATGGGTCCGCTGGCCGGGGTTGGCGACCCGCTGGTGTGGGGGACATTGCGGCCGATTACTGCCGCCCTCGGCGCATCGTTGGCGCTCTCCGGCAATATTCTTGGCCCGCTGCTTTTCTTCTTTATTTTCAACGCAGTACGTCTGGCAATGAAATGGTACGGGCTGCAGCTGGGCTTTCGTAAAGGGGTCAATATCGTCAGCGATATGGGCGGCAACCTGCTGCAAAAACTGACCGAAGGGGCCTCCATTCTGGGCCTGTTTGTGATGGGCGTGCTGGTCACCAAGTGGACCACCATCAACGTGCCTCTGGTGGTTTCGCAAACGCCGGGCGCCGATGGTTCGACCGTCACCATGACCGTGCAGAACATCCTCGATCAGCTCTGCCCCGGCCTGCTGGCCCTTGGCCTGACGCTGCTGATGGTGCGTCTGCTTAATAAGAAAGTGAACCCCGTATGGCTGATTTTCGCCCTGTTTGGTTTAGGGATTATCGGCAACGCGCTGGGCTTCCTGTCCTGA
- the sorE gene encoding L-sorbose 1-phosphate reductase, with amino-acid sequence MQTTTALRLYGKRDLRLETFELPAMQDDEILARVVTDSLCLSSWKEANQGEDHKKVPDDVATNPIIIGHEFCGEIIAVGKKWQHKFHAGQRYVIQANLQLPDRPDCPGYSFPWIGGEATHVVIPNEVMEQDCLLSWEGDTWFEGSLVEPLSCVIGAFNANYHLQEGTYNHTMGIRPQGRTLILGGTGPMGLLAIDYALHGPINPSLLVVTDTNKPKLSYARQHYPSEPQTLIHYLDGNDASRETLMALTGGHGFDDIFVFVPNEQLITMASSLLAADGCLNFFAGPQDKQFSAPVNFYDVHYAFTHYVGTSGGNTDDMRAAVALMQAKKVQTAKVVTHILGLNAAGDTTLDLPAVGGGKKLVYTGKNIPLTALGEISDPHLAAIMERNHGIWSKEAEEYLLAHAEDITHD; translated from the coding sequence ATGCAAACAACAACAGCCCTGCGCCTTTACGGCAAACGCGACCTGCGCCTGGAAACCTTCGAACTCCCGGCGATGCAGGATGATGAAATCCTCGCCCGTGTGGTCACCGACAGCCTGTGTCTCTCCTCCTGGAAAGAGGCGAATCAGGGCGAGGACCATAAAAAAGTGCCGGACGATGTAGCGACCAACCCGATCATCATCGGCCATGAGTTCTGCGGTGAAATTATCGCCGTCGGTAAAAAGTGGCAGCACAAGTTTCACGCCGGTCAGCGCTATGTGATTCAGGCCAACCTGCAACTGCCGGATCGCCCGGACTGCCCCGGCTATTCATTCCCATGGATCGGCGGTGAAGCGACCCACGTGGTGATCCCTAACGAAGTGATGGAGCAGGATTGTCTGCTCTCATGGGAAGGCGATACCTGGTTTGAAGGCTCGCTGGTGGAGCCGCTCTCCTGCGTAATTGGCGCGTTCAACGCTAACTACCATCTGCAGGAAGGGACCTATAATCACACGATGGGCATCCGTCCGCAGGGACGCACGCTGATCCTCGGCGGCACGGGTCCGATGGGACTGCTGGCTATCGATTACGCGCTGCATGGCCCGATCAACCCGTCGCTGCTGGTGGTTACCGATACCAATAAGCCAAAACTCAGCTATGCGCGTCAGCACTATCCATCCGAACCGCAAACGCTGATTCACTATCTTGATGGCAATGATGCCAGCCGCGAAACGCTGATGGCGCTCACCGGCGGTCACGGTTTTGACGATATTTTCGTTTTCGTCCCTAACGAACAGCTCATCACCATGGCTTCATCGCTGCTGGCCGCGGACGGCTGCCTGAACTTTTTTGCCGGTCCGCAGGATAAACAGTTCAGCGCGCCGGTCAATTTTTACGATGTGCATTACGCTTTCACCCACTATGTGGGTACCTCCGGCGGTAATACCGACGATATGCGCGCCGCCGTAGCGCTGATGCAGGCGAAAAAAGTCCAGACGGCAAAAGTGGTGACCCATATTCTGGGACTTAACGCGGCGGGCGATACCACCCTGGATTTACCGGCGGTTGGCGGCGGTAAAAAGCTGGTCTACACCGGGAAAAATATTCCGCTTACCGCGCTGGGGGAAATTAGCGACCCGCATCTGGCGGCGATTATGGAGCGCAACCACGGTATCTGGTCAAAAGAGGCGGAAGAGTACCTGCTGGCCCACGCGGAGGATATTACTCATGATTAA
- a CDS encoding shikimate 5-dehydrogenase gives MINRDTLLCMSLAGRPGNFGTRFHNYLYEKLGLNYIYKAFTTRDIEAAVKGVRALGIRGCAVSMPFKESCMPFLDAIDPSAKVIDSVNTIVNDDGKLTGLNTDYIAVKSLIDSNQLDSSAKVMIQGSGGMGKAVIAAFRDAGFRDVIIAARNRDNGLALAKQYGFQWQPKPEGIPVDILVNVTPLGMAGGAESETLAFSQTMVEQASVVFDVVALPPETPLIKLAQRLDKQVISGAEVIALQAVEQFTLYTGVRPDDALVAEASAFARG, from the coding sequence ATGATTAATCGCGACACGCTGCTGTGTATGTCTCTGGCCGGTCGTCCGGGCAACTTCGGCACCCGGTTTCATAACTATCTGTATGAAAAGCTGGGACTGAACTATATCTATAAGGCCTTTACGACCAGGGATATTGAAGCGGCGGTCAAAGGCGTGCGCGCGTTAGGTATTCGCGGCTGCGCGGTATCGATGCCGTTTAAAGAGAGCTGCATGCCGTTTCTCGACGCTATCGACCCTTCGGCGAAGGTGATCGATTCGGTTAATACTATTGTCAACGACGACGGTAAGCTGACCGGGCTGAACACGGACTACATCGCGGTGAAAAGCCTGATTGACAGTAACCAACTCGATTCCTCCGCCAAAGTGATGATCCAGGGCAGCGGCGGGATGGGTAAAGCGGTGATCGCCGCCTTTCGCGATGCGGGTTTCCGCGACGTGATTATCGCCGCCCGTAACCGTGATAATGGTCTGGCGCTGGCGAAGCAGTATGGCTTTCAATGGCAGCCAAAGCCGGAGGGGATCCCGGTGGATATTCTGGTTAACGTCACCCCGCTCGGTATGGCGGGCGGCGCAGAAAGCGAAACTCTGGCCTTCAGCCAGACAATGGTGGAACAGGCCAGCGTGGTGTTTGATGTGGTCGCCCTGCCGCCGGAAACCCCGCTTATCAAGCTAGCACAGCGGCTGGACAAGCAGGTGATCAGCGGCGCGGAAGTCATTGCCTTACAGGCCGTGGAGCAGTTTACACTCTACACCGGCGTACGCCCTGACGATGCGCTGGTCGCCGAAGCTTCAGCGTTTGCCAGAGGGTAA
- a CDS encoding type II toxin-antitoxin system CcdA family antitoxin: MFWGVLPVWKYDKFERKKCYLESLLCKKICEKKGAPAGEASGWQWEHQHSIDTINQWVTENGSFSDFQRSF; the protein is encoded by the coding sequence GTGTTCTGGGGCGTGTTACCCGTCTGGAAATACGATAAGTTTGAGAGGAAGAAATGTTATCTGGAGAGCCTATTATGCAAAAAGATATGCGAGAAGAAGGGGGCACCAGCGGGTGAAGCGTCCGGGTGGCAATGGGAACATCAGCATTCGATTGATACCATTAACCAGTGGGTGACTGAAAATGGCTCATTTAGCGATTTTCAGCGATCGTTTTAA
- a CDS encoding TetR/AcrR family transcriptional regulator: MAEICARVGGSKATLYNHFSSKDELFFEVMSRLCEEEFSAMLERGDITLSLNQFGQRFLHFIYSPDVQSNQQLIADFYLSPWRMVCCTVPIRALQRCT; this comes from the coding sequence ATGGCGGAAATCTGCGCCCGCGTCGGCGGCTCTAAGGCCACGCTGTATAACCATTTTTCCTCAAAAGACGAGCTGTTTTTTGAGGTGATGTCGCGCCTGTGTGAAGAGGAATTCTCCGCAATGCTGGAGCGCGGCGACATTACGCTGTCGCTGAATCAGTTTGGTCAGCGCTTTTTGCACTTTATCTACTCTCCGGATGTGCAATCCAACCAGCAGCTGATCGCCGATTTTTATCTCTCGCCATGGAGAATGGTTTGCTGCACCGTGCCGATCCGCGCATTACAGCGCTGCACCTGA
- a CDS encoding TetR/AcrR family transcriptional regulator C-terminal domain-containing protein, which produces MENGLLHRADPRITALHLSALLQAELMDRFLFCQQESVDDEEVRQVTARAVEVFMAAYLPR; this is translated from the coding sequence ATGGAGAATGGTTTGCTGCACCGTGCCGATCCGCGCATTACAGCGCTGCACCTGAGCGCGTTGCTACAAGCGGAGCTAATGGACAGGTTCTTATTCTGCCAGCAAGAGAGCGTTGATGATGAGGAAGTGCGGCAGGTCACGGCGCGTGCCGTCGAGGTGTTTATGGCGGCTTACCTCCCGCGTTAA
- the pepE gene encoding dipeptidase PepE: MELLLLSNSTLPGKAWLEHALPTIAGQLNGRRSAVFIPFAGVTQTWDDYTAKTAAVFGPMGVAVTGIHSVADPVSAIENAEIVIVGGGNTFQLLKECRERGLLAPMVDVVKRGALYIGWSAGANLACPTIRTTNDMPIVDPQGFDALGLFPLQINPHFTNALPEGHKGETREQRIRELLVVAPELTIIGLPEGNWIQVTQGHATLGGPNPTLVFRAGEEAVTLNAGHRF, from the coding sequence ATGGAACTGCTGTTATTAAGTAACTCAACGCTACCGGGCAAAGCCTGGCTGGAACATGCGCTACCGACGATTGCCGGGCAGCTAAACGGCCGTCGCTCAGCGGTGTTTATTCCTTTCGCCGGGGTGACGCAAACCTGGGACGATTACACTGCGAAAACAGCCGCCGTCTTTGGCCCAATGGGCGTGGCGGTCACAGGAATTCACAGCGTGGCTGACCCGGTGTCGGCGATTGAAAACGCAGAGATTGTTATCGTTGGCGGCGGCAATACTTTCCAGTTGCTCAAAGAGTGCCGCGAGCGCGGCCTGCTGGCACCGATGGTGGATGTGGTGAAGCGCGGCGCGCTGTATATCGGCTGGAGCGCGGGGGCTAACCTTGCCTGCCCGACCATCCGCACCACTAACGATATGCCGATTGTCGATCCTCAAGGCTTTGATGCGCTGGGGCTGTTCCCGCTGCAAATTAACCCGCATTTCACCAACGCCCTACCGGAAGGCCATAAAGGCGAAACCCGTGAACAGCGCATTCGCGAGCTGCTGGTAGTCGCGCCAGAGCTGACGATTATCGGCTTGCCGGAAGGCAACTGGATTCAGGTGACACAGGGCCACGCTACCCTCGGCGGCCCGAACCCAACGCTGGTGTTCAGGGCTGGAGAAGAGGCGGTAACCCTTAATGCAGGGCATCGTTTCTGA
- a CDS encoding Na/Pi cotransporter family protein, with translation MLTLLHLLSAVALLVWGTHIVRTGVMRVYGARLRSVLSSSVEKKPLAFCAGIGVTALVQSSNATTMLVTSFVSQDLVALAPALVIVLGADVGTALMARVLTFDLSWLSPLLIFIGVIFFLGRKQTRAGQLGRVGIGLGLILLALELIVQAVHPITQANGVQVIFASLTGDIMLDALIGAVFAIISYSSLAAVLLTATLTSTGVISFPVALCLVIGANLGSGLLAMLNNSGANAAARRVALGSLLFKLVGSLIILPFVHVLAEVMHKLPLAEAELVIYFHVFYNLIRCIAMVPFAEPMARLCKRLIRDEPELDARLKPKHLDTSALDTPALALANAARETLRIGDAMEQMLEGLRKIMHGESREEKELRRMADDINVLYTAIKLYLARMPKEELAEEESRRWAEIIEMALNLEQASDIVERMGSEIADKSLAARRAFSMEGLKELDGLYDQLLSNLQLAMSVFFSGDVPSARRLRRSKHRFRILNRRYSHAHVDRLHQQNVQSIETSTLHLALLGDMKRLNSLFCSVAYSVMEQPDEDDERDEY, from the coding sequence GTGTTAACTCTGCTACACCTGCTTTCTGCCGTCGCCTTGCTGGTGTGGGGCACCCATATTGTTCGCACCGGCGTGATGCGCGTCTACGGTGCACGCCTGCGAAGCGTTCTGAGCAGCAGCGTGGAGAAAAAGCCGCTCGCCTTCTGTGCGGGCATTGGCGTCACCGCGCTGGTCCAGAGCAGCAACGCCACCACCATGCTGGTGACCTCGTTTGTCTCTCAGGACCTGGTGGCGCTGGCCCCCGCGCTGGTAATTGTGCTGGGTGCTGATGTCGGCACCGCGCTGATGGCGAGGGTGCTGACCTTCGATCTGTCATGGCTTTCGCCGCTGCTGATTTTTATCGGCGTGATTTTCTTCCTTGGGCGTAAGCAAACGCGCGCGGGCCAGCTTGGGCGCGTGGGGATTGGCCTTGGATTGATTCTGCTGGCGCTGGAGCTGATCGTACAGGCGGTGCATCCCATCACCCAGGCCAATGGCGTGCAGGTGATTTTCGCCTCGCTGACCGGCGATATTATGCTGGATGCGCTGATTGGCGCGGTATTTGCGATCATCAGCTATTCAAGCCTGGCCGCAGTGCTGCTGACCGCCACGTTAACCTCGACCGGCGTGATTTCGTTTCCGGTCGCGCTGTGCCTGGTGATTGGCGCTAACCTCGGCTCCGGGCTGCTGGCGATGCTCAATAACAGCGGAGCGAATGCCGCCGCGCGCCGCGTTGCGCTTGGCAGCTTGCTGTTTAAGCTGGTGGGTAGCCTGATTATCCTGCCGTTTGTCCATGTCCTGGCGGAGGTGATGCATAAGCTGCCGCTAGCGGAAGCTGAGCTGGTTATCTACTTCCACGTCTTCTACAACCTGATCCGCTGTATCGCCATGGTGCCGTTCGCTGAGCCAATGGCCCGTCTCTGTAAGCGTTTGATTCGCGACGAGCCGGAGCTGGATGCGCGCCTGAAGCCGAAGCATCTGGATACCTCGGCGCTGGATACCCCCGCGCTGGCGCTGGCCAATGCCGCTCGTGAAACGTTGCGTATCGGTGATGCGATGGAGCAGATGCTGGAAGGTCTGCGCAAAATCATGCACGGCGAGTCGCGCGAGGAGAAAGAGCTGCGACGGATGGCGGATGACATCAACGTGCTTTATACCGCGATTAAACTCTATCTGGCGCGCATGCCGAAAGAGGAGCTGGCGGAAGAGGAATCCCGCCGCTGGGCGGAGATTATTGAAATGGCGCTCAACCTGGAACAGGCTTCGGACATTGTCGAGAGAATGGGTAGTGAAATCGCCGATAAATCTCTGGCTGCGCGCCGCGCCTTCTCCATGGAGGGGCTGAAGGAGCTCGATGGGCTGTACGATCAATTACTGAGTAACCTACAGCTGGCGATGTCGGTCTTTTTCTCCGGTGACGTGCCGAGTGCCCGTCGTCTGCGACGTAGTAAGCATCGTTTTCGCATTTTAAACCGTCGCTATTCGCATGCCCACGTTGACCGCCTGCATCAGCAAAACGTGCAAAGTATTGAAACCAGTACGCTGCATCTGGCGCTACTGGGCGACATGAAGCGTCTGAACTCGCTGTTTTGCTCGGTGGCCTATAGCGTGATGGAGCAGCCGGATGAGGACGATGAGCGGGACGAGTATTAA